The Acidicapsa acidisoli genome window below encodes:
- a CDS encoding VirB4 family type IV secretion system protein: protein MLRLDKVIKPWKESASLNDHINLYGFWNETAFLTKSGDLGVVMRVPGVDYESLDHAEQEYAVKRLEAALKAFGPGFHIYQYLFKKNRPDIPFASYDDAVVDAAIEQRRQFFEDKRDNLYQIEIFYCIVLEGARSKTGVGVALARLFHDPCGAIDELRAQFTNDSMKTLLRTQIEADLARLEQRVQAFARQLADFVQIVALDQLGQLHFFRRLLNYDEWRIAGKPQSTQFLDYQVVNSNVEAERDHLRVGEHVVRILTMKEAITETRPLVLDSLLKIPANFYVVTEWTPLSTDKARKEVNKRRRHFNMSKTGFVSQMGNDPAKTNPRDVLVDESKQADIENLGDCLRALGDGQSLGDFSLTIVLCGHSKPEIDQLVGEFAGVFTNADGNLFVETYNQLNAYFATVPGNYALNLRKLYLLNTNYADLSFLFTILPGEMTNAHLGTEYLAVLETDNSTPYFLNLHNGEVAHTLILGMTGSGKSYFCNFLLQNAQKYAPLTFIFDIGGSFQSLTTIFGGSYLNVGQEARDFTINPFSLPDTKENLQFLFSFFRVLIEGNEQRYRLDFKEERRLWDGIERMYMLEPDQRTVSNFANIIGELKERLHRWTRGGQYGFLFDNAVDTLSFSRFQTFNFAGWGDAPEVFEPLLFYVLHRASNEIADPKRLATFKLFLLDEAWLFIKNETIRNYVVQAQKTWRKHNAAMILATQSIKELQESGMLQIVSESCPTKIFLANPEMDRDVYREAFHLNDTELDLIAGLVPPGQMLIRKAQSSKKVQLNVDSVSHWMATNNARDNLKKRDYFDRFGIADGLRRLATDFPFRPRTLAGAATSTPKGAVV, encoded by the coding sequence ATGCTTCGCCTCGACAAAGTCATCAAGCCGTGGAAAGAGAGTGCGTCCCTCAACGACCACATCAACCTCTACGGCTTCTGGAATGAGACGGCGTTCCTGACAAAGAGCGGCGACCTGGGCGTGGTCATGCGTGTTCCCGGCGTGGATTACGAAAGCCTTGACCATGCGGAACAGGAATATGCGGTCAAGCGGCTGGAGGCAGCGCTGAAGGCATTCGGCCCCGGCTTTCACATCTATCAGTATCTCTTCAAAAAGAACCGGCCTGACATCCCCTTCGCGTCGTATGACGACGCCGTCGTGGATGCCGCCATCGAACAGCGGCGCCAGTTCTTTGAGGACAAGCGCGACAATCTTTATCAAATTGAGATTTTCTATTGCATTGTCCTTGAAGGGGCGCGGTCGAAAACGGGTGTTGGTGTTGCGCTCGCTCGCCTGTTCCACGATCCGTGCGGGGCAATTGACGAGCTAAGAGCGCAGTTCACCAACGACAGCATGAAGACGCTGCTGCGGACGCAGATCGAAGCCGACCTTGCGCGGCTTGAACAGCGCGTGCAGGCATTTGCCCGGCAGCTCGCCGACTTCGTGCAAATTGTCGCTCTTGACCAACTGGGCCAGCTTCACTTTTTTCGCCGGTTGCTGAACTACGACGAGTGGCGGATTGCGGGCAAGCCACAATCCACACAGTTTCTTGACTACCAAGTGGTGAATTCGAATGTCGAAGCGGAGCGAGATCATCTGCGCGTAGGCGAGCACGTTGTCAGGATCTTGACGATGAAGGAGGCGATTACGGAGACACGGCCTTTGGTGCTGGATTCTCTGTTGAAGATCCCGGCCAACTTTTACGTGGTGACGGAATGGACGCCGCTCTCAACCGATAAGGCCCGCAAGGAAGTCAACAAACGCCGCCGCCATTTCAATATGTCGAAGACGGGCTTTGTGTCCCAGATGGGCAACGACCCCGCAAAGACCAACCCGCGCGACGTGCTCGTCGATGAATCGAAGCAGGCAGACATTGAGAACCTCGGAGACTGCCTGCGGGCGTTGGGCGACGGCCAATCGCTCGGCGATTTCTCGCTCACGATTGTGCTGTGCGGCCACTCGAAGCCCGAGATTGACCAGCTTGTGGGCGAGTTTGCCGGGGTCTTCACCAATGCCGACGGCAATCTGTTTGTCGAGACGTACAACCAGCTCAATGCCTACTTTGCCACGGTTCCCGGCAATTACGCGCTGAACCTCCGCAAGTTGTACCTGCTCAACACGAATTATGCCGACCTCTCGTTCCTGTTTACGATCCTCCCCGGTGAGATGACCAATGCCCATCTTGGCACGGAGTACCTGGCCGTGCTTGAGACCGACAACAGTACGCCCTACTTCCTCAACCTGCATAACGGCGAGGTCGCGCACACGCTCATCCTCGGAATGACCGGATCGGGCAAGAGCTACTTCTGCAATTTCCTGCTGCAGAACGCCCAGAAGTATGCGCCGCTCACCTTCATCTTCGATATCGGTGGCAGCTTCCAGTCGCTCACGACGATCTTCGGCGGCTCCTACCTCAATGTTGGCCAGGAGGCGCGTGATTTCACGATCAATCCGTTTTCGCTCCCCGATACCAAGGAGAACCTGCAATTTCTCTTCAGCTTCTTTCGGGTGCTCATTGAAGGCAACGAGCAGCGTTACCGGCTCGACTTCAAGGAGGAGCGCAGGCTGTGGGACGGAATCGAGCGCATGTATATGCTGGAGCCGGACCAGCGCACCGTCTCCAACTTCGCCAACATCATTGGCGAGTTGAAGGAGCGGCTGCACCGCTGGACGCGCGGCGGCCAGTACGGCTTTCTCTTCGACAACGCCGTGGACACGCTCTCCTTCAGCCGTTTTCAGACATTCAACTTCGCCGGTTGGGGCGACGCCCCGGAGGTGTTCGAACCGCTCCTGTTTTATGTCCTGCACCGGGCATCGAACGAGATCGCCGATCCGAAGAGGCTGGCAACGTTCAAGCTCTTCCTGTTGGACGAGGCGTGGCTTTTCATCAAAAACGAGACCATTCGTAACTATGTGGTGCAGGCGCAGAAGACTTGGCGCAAGCACAATGCCGCGATGATCCTTGCCACGCAGTCCATCAAGGAGCTTCAGGAGTCGGGCATGTTGCAAATCGTCTCCGAAAGCTGTCCAACGAAGATCTTCCTTGCGAACCCGGAGATGGACCGCGACGTGTACCGCGAGGCTTTCCACCTGAATGACACCGAGCTGGATTTGATCGCCGGGCTTGTCCCGCCAGGCCAGATGCTCATTCGCAAGGCTCAGTCCTCCAAGAAAGTTCAGTTGAACGTCGATTCCGTCTCGCATTGGATGGCGACCAACAACGCCCGCGACAACCTGAAAAAGCGCGACTACTTCGACCGTTTTGGCATCGCCGACGGGCTGCGCCGTCTGGCTACGGACTTCCCCTTCCGGCCCCGCACGCTGGCCGGCGCAGCAACTTCCACCCCCAAAGGAGCTGTCGTATGA
- a CDS encoding TrbG/VirB9 family P-type conjugative transfer protein: protein MNRKFIFIAWIALTLSSAVARAQDASARTVQYHSQDIVPIHAKLKYTTLIEVPPTEKIMEAATGDKDFWIVDVVGNFCFVHPAKAGISSNLNLITDKGNIYSFTLQDVSGTSEAPDLKVLIEPADHSSIVAANGPPQFVPAAQLERTQEQLAALQSHVSQAVDEYKSAYPMELKFDYVYKANEAPFDIQSIYHDDKFTYIKTNAQEKFSVYEMKDGKPNLITYDLRDGTYIIPKVMDSGYVELGKKRMDFTRKG, encoded by the coding sequence ATGAATCGCAAATTCATTTTCATAGCCTGGATTGCTCTGACTCTCTCCTCCGCAGTGGCCCGCGCGCAAGATGCGTCTGCCCGTACTGTGCAGTACCACTCACAGGACATCGTTCCAATCCACGCCAAGTTGAAGTACACGACCTTGATCGAGGTTCCGCCCACTGAGAAGATCATGGAGGCGGCGACCGGCGACAAGGACTTCTGGATTGTGGATGTGGTCGGCAACTTCTGCTTTGTGCATCCGGCCAAGGCAGGCATCAGCTCCAATCTGAACCTCATCACGGACAAGGGCAACATCTATTCGTTCACGCTCCAGGATGTTTCAGGCACATCCGAAGCGCCGGACTTGAAGGTGCTGATCGAGCCCGCCGACCACTCTTCCATCGTCGCGGCCAACGGACCTCCACAGTTCGTCCCGGCCGCCCAACTGGAGCGGACGCAAGAGCAACTTGCCGCGCTCCAGTCCCATGTCAGCCAGGCGGTGGACGAGTATAAAAGCGCCTACCCGATGGAGTTGAAGTTCGATTATGTCTACAAGGCCAACGAAGCGCCCTTCGACATCCAGTCCATCTACCACGACGACAAGTTCACCTACATCAAGACCAACGCCCAGGAAAAGTTCAGCGTCTACGAGATGAAAGATGGAAAGCCCAACCTCATCACCTATGACCTCCGCGATGGCACGTACATCATCCCGAAGGTGATGGACTCGGGCTATGTCGAGCTGGGGAAGAAGCGGATGGATTTCACGCGGAAGGGGTAG
- a CDS encoding TrbI/VirB10 family protein, whose amino-acid sequence MPEPELTVKAIDPKGVLQKNMKAFIFLGASALVIAAAMFSAGGKKSTTQAAAKGQPPQPTLQDNTDNNVQDLKNQLQAERQKQQQQAALAAAIGGDPALASATSAQQAAAAAYGQTGASLPCVPGQSCPQAQQANMQQVNPEQQQAQMIAAKERERADESRFASNLVYSRPSEQQQQQVPGQMMPAQYGPTGSRQAGSSLVPPRAPGEQQEVPEGYKRPLEANVDSATGQPYLVYEGSVLDTVLMNRLDGDAAGAVKVLVSNPLYSHDHQHVIIPEGTVVLGEAKKIGAAGFGQQRRIAVVFHRLIMPDGYSVDLDQFHGLDQIGEEGLKDKVNNHYLEIFGTSIALGVIAGAGEITEGGGTISTSGSQAFVTGAAGNPRTTPKRKWPSRPLPFLGRRGAIGEESFQISSFRASNKVATYRLRPGCSTDKLPDDPRCHERPAVYPTIRRRS is encoded by the coding sequence ATGCCAGAGCCGGAATTGACAGTGAAAGCCATTGACCCGAAGGGCGTGCTTCAGAAGAACATGAAGGCATTTATCTTCCTTGGAGCCTCCGCGCTGGTGATCGCGGCAGCCATGTTTAGCGCAGGCGGAAAAAAGTCTACCACCCAGGCCGCGGCCAAGGGTCAGCCACCCCAACCCACCCTTCAGGACAACACAGACAACAACGTGCAGGACTTGAAGAACCAGCTTCAGGCCGAACGTCAGAAGCAGCAGCAACAAGCGGCGCTTGCCGCTGCGATCGGCGGAGATCCTGCTCTTGCGTCTGCCACGTCCGCGCAACAGGCCGCCGCAGCGGCCTATGGCCAGACCGGCGCATCCCTGCCTTGCGTTCCGGGCCAGTCCTGCCCGCAAGCCCAGCAGGCCAACATGCAGCAAGTGAATCCCGAACAGCAGCAGGCACAAATGATTGCTGCGAAGGAGCGCGAACGCGCCGACGAATCTCGCTTTGCCTCCAACCTGGTTTACTCCCGGCCGTCCGAACAACAGCAACAACAAGTCCCAGGCCAGATGATGCCCGCGCAGTATGGTCCGACCGGTTCACGGCAGGCAGGCAGTAGCCTCGTTCCCCCACGAGCCCCAGGCGAACAGCAGGAAGTGCCCGAGGGCTACAAACGCCCTCTGGAAGCAAATGTTGATTCTGCCACAGGTCAGCCGTACCTCGTTTACGAGGGCTCGGTTCTCGATACCGTTCTTATGAATCGTCTTGACGGCGATGCGGCAGGAGCGGTAAAAGTTCTAGTCTCGAATCCGTTGTATTCGCACGACCATCAGCACGTCATCATCCCAGAGGGAACGGTGGTGCTAGGCGAAGCCAAGAAGATTGGTGCGGCTGGCTTCGGCCAGCAGCGGCGCATTGCCGTAGTCTTTCACCGCCTGATTATGCCGGACGGCTACAGCGTAGACCTTGACCAGTTCCATGGCCTCGACCAGATCGGCGAAGAGGGCCTGAAGGACAAGGTCAACAATCACTACCTTGAAATATTCGGTACCTCGATTGCCTTGGGTGTCATCGCCGGTGCGGGAGAAATTACCGAGGGCGGAGGCACGATTTCAACTAGCGGCTCGCAGGCATTCGTCACCGGGGCTGCCGGTAACCCGAGAACAACTCCGAAGAGGAAGTGGCCGTCTAGGCCACTTCCATTTCTGGGGAGACGAGGTGCCATTGGTGAGGAATCATTTCAGATCTCAAGTTTTCGCGCTTCGAATAAAGTCGCGACTTATAGGCTTCGCCCGGGGTGCTCAACAGATAAGCTCCCTGACGATCCCAGATGTCACGAGAGGCCTGCTGTGTATCCGACGATTCGACGGCGTTCATGA
- a CDS encoding CpaF family protein translates to MCFDLILPFLRPIESLLMDESISEIMGNPDASWWYERDGIIRQEESISFDAGKLRTGLEVIANQLGKRLDEDNPVLHAQLPDGSRLAAVIPPVVRPSPAVTIRKFTSRHYTVDDLIARGTLTRPLADLLAEQIRSGKTLVISGGTGTGKTTLLRILADFIPEHERIVVIEDTSELHIQKPNILPVECQTDTFKASISFDDLLKSALRWRPDRIILGEVRGIEARTLLDSLNTGHSGSLATIHANSAEKALHRFANLVMRNHAQTTFSDIEAEIGEAVDFVVHVERQPGRRIIREVLALHGYDRDTKRFLIEPVFEVQHASA, encoded by the coding sequence ATGTGCTTTGATCTTATACTCCCATTTCTACGGCCCATCGAGTCGCTCCTCATGGATGAAAGTATCAGCGAGATCATGGGCAATCCAGACGCCTCATGGTGGTACGAGCGCGACGGGATCATACGTCAGGAGGAGAGCATCTCCTTCGACGCCGGCAAGCTTCGCACCGGCCTCGAAGTGATCGCCAATCAGCTTGGCAAGCGGCTTGATGAAGACAACCCAGTCCTGCACGCGCAACTCCCGGATGGAAGCCGCCTTGCGGCGGTCATTCCTCCGGTTGTGCGTCCCTCTCCCGCAGTGACTATTCGCAAGTTCACCAGTCGCCATTACACGGTCGATGACCTGATCGCTCGCGGTACGCTGACGCGGCCACTCGCGGACCTCCTGGCCGAGCAGATTCGCAGCGGAAAGACGCTGGTCATCAGCGGCGGAACTGGGACCGGCAAGACGACATTACTGCGGATATTGGCGGATTTCATCCCGGAGCATGAGCGCATCGTTGTCATCGAGGACACCTCCGAGCTTCATATACAGAAGCCCAATATTCTCCCCGTCGAATGCCAGACCGATACTTTCAAGGCCAGCATCTCATTCGATGATCTTCTGAAGTCCGCTCTCCGCTGGAGACCGGATCGGATCATCCTGGGCGAAGTGCGCGGAATCGAGGCGCGGACGCTGCTCGATTCCTTGAACACCGGCCACTCCGGTTCTCTCGCCACCATCCATGCCAATTCTGCCGAGAAAGCTCTGCATCGCTTTGCCAATCTGGTCATGCGCAACCACGCGCAGACGACTTTCTCGGATATCGAAGCGGAGATCGGCGAAGCCGTCGATTTCGTCGTGCATGTAGAGCGTCAGCCAGGCCGCCGCATCATCCGGGAAGTGCTGGCACTACATGGATATGACCGCGACACGAAACGGTTCCTGATTGAGCCGGTCTTCGAGGTGCAACATGCCTCAGCATAG
- a CDS encoding RepB family DNA primase → MPQHRSRIAAAFLTRGFAPGETIALLLRRQNPAVTFQRIVPLECALTPRYLCWLAHENASGANIYVAANPLRSCSRKRTKESIAEVRHLYLDLDSDGDARLAALRASDAVPTPTAILSTSPGKYQVLWRVEGFDFSMQESTLKLLSVAYGGDPACTDCNRVLRLPGFFNCKYIPSHPVTVEYTCNSISNPSDFRLDMAAPDTVLPLDGIARQKHQGNRTHSEHDWAWVQHELALGKDAAKLTLALASCRSDKPNPLYYAQRTVDVASAKLWLIEGALIADVIAMLEHRRSFEIPAALCSARAREIAHTAQRMIARRRTA, encoded by the coding sequence ATGCCTCAGCATAGATCGCGGATCGCCGCCGCCTTCCTCACCCGTGGCTTCGCACCGGGCGAGACGATTGCGCTCCTGCTGCGCCGTCAGAATCCCGCCGTCACATTCCAGCGGATCGTCCCTCTGGAGTGCGCGCTTACGCCTCGCTACCTCTGCTGGCTCGCGCATGAGAACGCCTCCGGTGCAAACATATACGTGGCTGCCAATCCGCTTCGCTCCTGCAGCCGCAAGCGCACCAAAGAGAGCATCGCTGAAGTTCGGCACCTCTATCTGGATTTAGATTCGGATGGCGACGCCCGGCTCGCTGCGCTCCGGGCATCCGACGCCGTTCCCACGCCGACCGCAATCCTCTCGACTTCCCCCGGCAAATATCAGGTGCTTTGGCGCGTCGAAGGGTTCGACTTCTCCATGCAGGAAAGCACCCTCAAGCTGCTTTCCGTCGCCTATGGCGGCGATCCTGCTTGCACCGACTGCAACCGTGTCCTGCGCCTGCCCGGATTCTTCAATTGCAAGTACATTCCGTCGCATCCAGTCACGGTCGAATACACCTGCAATTCAATATCGAATCCAAGCGACTTTCGACTCGATATGGCAGCGCCCGACACCGTCCTCCCGCTGGATGGCATCGCGCGGCAAAAGCATCAGGGAAATCGGACACATTCCGAGCACGATTGGGCGTGGGTCCAGCATGAACTGGCGCTGGGAAAAGACGCTGCCAAACTCACGCTCGCGTTAGCTTCATGTCGATCCGATAAGCCCAATCCTCTCTACTACGCGCAACGGACGGTCGATGTCGCCTCGGCCAAGCTCTGGCTGATCGAAGGCGCACTCATTGCGGATGTAATCGCCATGCTTGAACACCGCCGCAGCTTCGAGATTCCCGCCGCACTTTGCTCCGCTCGTGCTCGGGAGATCGCTCATACTGCGCAGCGCATGATCGCTCGTAGAAGGACAGCTTGA
- a CDS encoding ribbon-helix-helix domain-containing protein: MKLLDDAQIATDAQKRAGYRLRGVTTKLSPSEVDSVERLARSRGLQRGELIRKLILDELARDSGSVPASTELTEIMGIRLMLTNLFRPLATGQKLTPEAFDNMVAEVKRRKRSVAEDALQDLERAG, encoded by the coding sequence ATGAAGCTCCTAGACGATGCACAAATTGCTACCGACGCCCAGAAGCGAGCGGGCTACCGCTTGCGTGGCGTTACCACAAAACTGAGTCCGAGCGAAGTGGATTCGGTCGAACGGCTCGCGCGGTCGCGGGGCCTGCAGCGGGGCGAACTCATCCGCAAGCTCATCCTTGACGAGCTTGCCCGCGACTCCGGTTCCGTACCCGCCAGCACGGAGCTTACCGAGATCATGGGCATTCGTCTGATGTTGACCAACCTCTTCCGGCCACTCGCCACCGGCCAAAAGCTCACTCCCGAAGCCTTCGACAACATGGTTGCCGAGGTCAAGAGACGCAAACGCAGCGTCGCCGAAGACGCGCTGCAAGACCTGGAGCGTGCAGGATGA
- a CDS encoding type IV secretion system DNA-binding domain-containing protein, producing the protein MNTPKWGRKETVIFPPHSPIYTYGAVFFALILTGMFVYLRFSRGQTPLQRFYTPIYARSAAGEAFNKRDKYQLLYVGDGAGAARLATEADVQAGTTAESNGKPVPLALSSQAAAQGLRILYRGPAQSYFDAPLSAYLRSAVFGGEQLRDIYQLPLLFGLLSLLAQLPFSIRKDIRRRKELKYGRRLKGPVLLTPRQFNKTVNGDGIGFVTTEAKEMMRIPLQAEAQHIELMGDTGAGKTTLIMQVLRQIQSRGHAAIVYDPACEFIQRFYDEKREDIVLNPLDERCPYWGPSEELRRKAEAKAIAASLYQPTSDKKGEFFTETPQKIFAHLLTYGPNPQQLVEWLSKPAEIDKRVQGTEMEAMIAKGAQQQRNGVLASLGLVADSLRMLPTKQQAKNKTWSATEWAVSRKGWIFITSSPTEREALRPLHSLWIDLLVMRLLTAPQDKQTPVWFVLDELASLQRLPQLHTAITENRKSKNPLVLGFQGKAQLEVIYGHLAEVMLSQPATKIFLKTTEPKAAEWVSNAIGKVEIERMKETHFDGSRSGRNFAVDRQIEPLVMDSEISGLENRHAFLKLGNNVARFDFEYMDVPQTTPAFLPRKVEDDELPFDPKTLAPKASAPVKPATDLEASVPPSSGAKATAPRVEPQPAVMKNDEGKKEAHSPMQPEVPASDPDPDGSEDGHEEDIPVADPQPMRL; encoded by the coding sequence ATGAATACACCAAAATGGGGCCGCAAAGAGACCGTCATCTTCCCGCCGCATTCGCCGATCTACACTTACGGCGCAGTCTTCTTCGCGCTGATACTGACGGGCATGTTCGTCTACCTCCGGTTCAGCCGAGGTCAGACTCCATTGCAGCGGTTCTACACGCCGATCTACGCAAGGAGCGCGGCGGGCGAAGCGTTCAACAAGAGGGACAAGTACCAGCTACTTTATGTTGGCGACGGAGCGGGGGCCGCGCGGCTGGCGACCGAAGCAGACGTGCAGGCGGGAACGACCGCCGAGTCCAACGGCAAGCCCGTACCGCTCGCCTTATCGAGCCAAGCAGCCGCTCAAGGGCTTCGCATACTATATCGCGGCCCCGCGCAGAGTTACTTCGATGCGCCCCTCAGCGCCTATCTTCGCAGTGCGGTTTTCGGCGGTGAACAGCTCCGCGACATCTACCAGCTTCCGCTTCTCTTCGGCCTCCTGTCGCTGCTCGCTCAGCTCCCGTTCTCCATCCGCAAGGACATCCGCCGCCGAAAAGAACTGAAGTACGGGCGTCGGCTCAAAGGCCCCGTCCTGCTCACCCCGAGGCAGTTCAACAAGACGGTGAACGGCGACGGCATCGGCTTCGTCACCACCGAAGCCAAAGAGATGATGCGGATACCGCTGCAAGCCGAAGCGCAGCACATCGAACTGATGGGCGACACAGGGGCCGGCAAGACGACACTTATCATGCAAGTTCTCCGTCAGATTCAGAGCCGGGGCCATGCGGCCATCGTGTACGACCCGGCCTGCGAGTTCATCCAGAGGTTCTACGACGAGAAGCGCGAGGACATCGTGCTGAACCCGTTGGATGAGCGGTGCCCCTACTGGGGACCGTCCGAAGAGTTGCGCCGGAAGGCGGAAGCGAAGGCCATCGCGGCTTCGCTTTACCAGCCGACCAGCGACAAAAAGGGCGAGTTCTTTACCGAAACTCCGCAGAAGATATTTGCGCATCTCTTGACCTACGGGCCGAATCCGCAGCAGCTCGTGGAATGGCTCTCGAAGCCCGCGGAGATCGACAAGCGGGTGCAGGGCACCGAGATGGAGGCCATGATTGCCAAGGGAGCGCAGCAGCAGCGCAACGGCGTTCTGGCCTCGCTCGGCCTGGTCGCCGACAGCCTCCGTATGCTGCCGACGAAGCAGCAGGCAAAGAACAAAACATGGAGCGCAACCGAGTGGGCCGTCAGCCGAAAAGGATGGATCTTCATTACGTCCAGCCCGACCGAGCGCGAAGCGCTGAGGCCGCTGCATAGCCTTTGGATCGACCTACTCGTGATGCGGTTGCTGACCGCGCCGCAGGACAAACAGACTCCGGTATGGTTCGTTTTGGACGAGCTTGCCAGCCTGCAACGGCTGCCTCAACTCCATACCGCCATTACCGAAAACCGGAAATCCAAGAACCCGCTCGTTCTCGGATTTCAGGGCAAAGCCCAGTTGGAGGTCATCTATGGACACCTCGCCGAGGTCATGCTCTCGCAGCCGGCCACCAAGATATTCCTGAAAACCACGGAGCCGAAGGCCGCCGAATGGGTGTCGAACGCCATCGGCAAGGTCGAGATCGAACGCATGAAGGAAACGCACTTCGACGGCTCCCGCTCGGGCAGGAACTTCGCCGTAGACCGTCAGATCGAACCCTTGGTAATGGACTCTGAAATCTCCGGCCTTGAAAACCGCCATGCCTTTCTCAAGCTGGGCAACAACGTTGCCCGCTTTGATTTCGAGTACATGGACGTGCCTCAGACGACACCAGCATTTTTGCCGCGCAAGGTGGAGGACGACGAACTGCCCTTCGATCCAAAGACGCTTGCGCCGAAAGCGTCGGCACCAGTCAAACCGGCTACCGACTTGGAGGCTTCCGTGCCCCCATCGTCAGGGGCAAAAGCAACCGCTCCGCGGGTAGAGCCTCAGCCTGCCGTTATGAAGAATGACGAAGGCAAGAAAGAGGCACACTCGCCAATGCAGCCCGAAGTCCCGGCGAGTGACCCCGATCCCGATGGCTCGGAGGATGGTCATGAAGAGGATATTCCGGTAGCCGACCCACAGCCGATGCGTCTCTGA